In Luteipulveratus mongoliensis, the DNA window CCTCGACGCACGTCGACATCGTGGTGGGCGTCTACAAGGACCACCTGAAGGTCATCGGCGGCAACGTCAGCAACAAGGTGACGATGCGCAACGTCCCCCGCAAGAACATCTACGCCTGGGTCGACGCCCGCTGAGCACTCTCGACGTACGACGGCCGGTCACCTTCTCGGAGATGACCGGCCGACGTACGTCCCGGTCGTCAGAGCTGGCGCAGGATGATCGACGGTGTCGTCGGGACCGCTGCCTGCTCGATCGAGTGCAGCTCCTCGGCCCCGATGAGGCCGAGCTGGTGCAGCTGCTCAGCAGCCTGCCGCCACTCCACCCGAGCGCGGTCGGTCCCACCGAGCTCGTGCATGGATGTCGCCAGCCCCCAACGGTGCTCGGCCTCGTAGTAGGAGCCGATCAGGTCGGCTGCCGCGTCGGCCTCCAGCGCCCGCTCGAACGACATCACGGCGTCGGTGGTCCTGCCGAGGCGGCGACGGAGGTCGGCGATGTTGCCGAGCACGATCGCTCGCTGCCACCGGAAGTCGCCGCTCTCGGTGAGCGTGAGGGCCTCGACATAGATCTCTGCTGCCTGTTCGAGTCGACCGTTGCGCGAGTGCAGCAGGCCGATCGCGACCATGCTGTCCAGCTCGCCGTGCCGGTCACCGAGCGTGGCAAAGAGGCGCGCCGCCTCCTGCGCGGACTCCAACGACTCGGACGTTCGGTCGAGGTGCGACAGGGCCGATGAGCGCACGCGCAGCGCGACTGCCCGCCCTCGGATACTGCCGGCCTCCGCCCACAGGCGGATCGCCTCACCGACGTGCTCAAGGCTGGCGTCGATCGAGCCCAGCAGGCTGAGCGCCCAGGCCAGGTCGTTGTGGAGCAGCGCTCGGTCGTAGCCGCTAACGTCCGGCGAACACGCCTGCAGCGCAACGTCATTGAGCTTCTCGATCTCGCGCCACTGCCCGCGGCTGTTGAGCGGTGCGAACATCGCGGCGGCGAGCTCGCGGCTCAGCCGCGCACCCTCCGCGCCGGCGCTGCTCACCTGCTGAGCGGTGACCAGCACGTTGTCCATGTCGCTCGAGAGCCAGACGCTGACCTCGGCCTCGGAGGTCAGCTCCACAGCCGGAGCCTCGACGGCGAGCCCGTCCGTACGCCAGGTGATGCGGTCACCGACCGCGGACGCTCCGACCGCCGTAGCGAGATAGTGCTCGGCGACGCGGTGCACGGCTGCCTGTCGCGCGCTCTCCGAGGTCACCAGCTCGCGACCGCACAACCGGACGAGGTCGTGCATGGCAAAACGGTCCGGCCTGCTGACCTGCACCAGCTGGGCGTCGCACAACGTGTCCAGCAGATCGCTGGTCTCGGGCTCACCGAGCGCGGCGGCCGCTGCGGCAGCGCTCAACCCGATGTCGCTGCCATCCAGCAGGGACATCGCGCCCAGCAGTCGTCCGGCATCGGCGTCGATCCCGTCATAGCTGAGCGCGAAGCTCATCCGTACCGCGCGATCGTCCTGCGCCAGGACGTCCAACCGCCGCCCTTGATCGTGCAAGCGATTCGCGAGCGTCCGCAGGTCCCAACGCCGTTGGCGCAGCTTGGCGGCCGCGATGCAGATGGCGAGCGGCAGGTCATCACACAGGTGCGCCACCTCCGCCGCCACGGCCCGCTCGTCCGGACTGGGCACGAGACCGGCACGCGTGAGGAGCAGCTCGATCGCCTCGTCGCGGTCGAGCACGCCGACCTGGTGGTGGGCCGTCCCGTCGAGCGAGGCGAGCATGCTGCGGCTGGTGACCAGGACCGCGCTTCCACCACCGCCCGGCAGCAACGGACGAACCTGTGCGACGTCGCTGACGTCGTCGAGAACGAGTAGCAGCTTGCGGTCTGCCGTCATCGATCGCAGCCGCGCCGATGCTTCTTCGAGGTTCGGGGGGATGTCGCCGTCGGCGAGGCCGAGCGAGCGCAGGAGGCGGGCTACCGCGGCGGCCGGCTCCACCGGATGCGCCCCTGGCGTCGCGCCACGCAGGTGGAGGTAGATCTGACCGTCCGGGAAGTCGGCCGCCACGGCTCGCGCGGCGTGCGCAGCAATGGCCGACTTGCCGACGCCGCCAGGGCCGTACAACGCCACCACACCGACTGATGACGCGCTCTGGTCCCGCAGCTCGCGCTGGACGACCGCCAGCTGCTCCTGCCTGCCGGTGAACAAGGTCACGACGGGCGGCAGCTCCGCCGGCACCTGTCGGTGGAGGGTCTGCGTGTCCTCCGCGGGCTCGGCCCGCTCCGTGGACAGAACGGCCGAAAGTGCTTGCTGCAGCTGGAGACCCGGCTCAAGACCCAGCTCGGTCGACAGGACCCGCCGCGCCTCTGCGTACGCCGCGAGCGCCTCGTCGGTTCGGCCGGCGAGACGATGACACGTCACCAGATGCGCCCAGAAGCCTTCGTGCAACGGGTGATCCGTGACGAGCTGGACGAGCACGGGCGTGAGGTCCTCATACCGACCGCCGGCGAGCTGCGAGGCGACCGATCGCTCGGTGACCTCGACGTGGAGGGCGCTCAGTCGTACCCGCTCGCGCTCGACGGGTGTGCTTGCCCCGACGGCGGCGTACGGCTCGCCGCGCCACAACGCCAACGCGTCACTCGGGCGTCCGTCCTGGACCAGACACTCGAACTCTCGGACGTCGAAGTCGTCCTCGTCGAGGACGAGCCGGTAGCCGTCCGAGGCGTGCTCGACCCGGTCCTTGCCATCCTCGCCAAGCAGCAGACGCAGGCGGTGGATGTGGACGTGCATGCTCGAACGGGCCGACCTCGGAGGCTGCTCGCCCCAGAGCGCGTCGATCACCTGGTCGGCCGAGATCCGGGCGCCGTTGCCGGCCAGCAGTGTGGCGAGCAGCACCGTCTGCTTGCCGGGCGCGAGCGGCACCGTGCGACCGGTGTCGTACCGGATCTCAAGGGGGCCGAGCGCGCCGAAGAACACGTCCCGCACGCTAACGACATCCGTGGGCGTGCACGCCGATCAGGCGTCACCGTTCGGTCCGCCCGGTGAGAGGAGCCAGGCGGACCGACGGTGCGCGGCGGATCAGCAGTTGGGAATCGTCGTCCCGTTGTTGTCCTTCGCCTCGTTGTTGCCCCACTTCGACAGGTAGTACGCCGACACCCACTGGCCGGCCGGACCCTCGTCCAGGTCCGTCTTGAGCCACCAGTGGTTGGTGCCGTCGCTCTTGGTCACGGCCGGACCCTGCTTCTTGCAGAAGACGTAGTTCTTGCCGGCGTACAGCGTCCCGGTCTTGGAGCCGCCGGGACTGCTGGAGCCACTCGCGTTGGCAAAGGTGTCCACCCAGTACTTGCCGGACGGTTTCGGGTTGCCGGGAGGAGGCGGCTGGGTGCCGCCACCACCGCAGTTGGTGCTCACCATGTCGATGGGCACGCCCACCTTCATGACGATCGGACCTCGGCCCTGCAGCTTGGGGTTCACCATGTCCTCGGTGTCACCGTCGGTGGCGCCCGGACCGGCGTACAGCTGCTCGTAGTGCAGGTGAACCGCGTGCGTGCCGACGTCGCCCATCTCGCCGATCTTGTCGCCCGCCTTCACCCGGGTACCCGGCTGCACGTGGGACTGCATGTGCAGGTAGACCGTGAACCAGCCGTTGCCGTGATCGATCTCGACACCGCCCGGGTTGAACTGCTCGTGCACCACACCCGCGGCCGACGCCAGGATCGGCGTGCCACGGCCGCTGCCGTAGACCGTCATGTCGATCTTCTTGTCGTCCGGGTTATGGCCCTTGTACGTCTGCAGCAGTGCCTTGGAGTTGCAGGCGAACGGCAGTCGGAAGTCCGGGTAGCCGTCGCTGGAGCGACCGCCGCTCGGGCCGGGGCCGTCGCCGGGCGGGTACATGTGTGGGGTGATGCCGCGCTGAGCATGGCCGCCGGACCGCTGGTCCGCCGATGCGTGGCTGATCTGGTAACCGCCGAGAGACAGGGCAGTCGCCGCGCTCAACGCCGCGATCGACACGGACAGGGTGCGTGTTCGAGTCCTCATCATTTCCCCCTCAGGAAACAGTGGCGACCCCCCGTGGATCGCACGGCCTCGACCGTCGCAAACCCCTCTTGCACGCCACTTGCGCCGCCCTTGCGCGGTGTTCGGTTCCCTCCACGCCGCCCATTTCTTGTCCATATCTGGACGTACGAAAGCCGCCCACCTCCGGGGAGAGGGGCGGCCGTCGTACGTCTGGCGTCAGGAAGCGGTCGGCGTCTGGTGCACGAGCTCGACCTGCTCGCGGCGCACCGGCTCGGTGACCGTGTGCTGCGCGTCGGTCGTCGTCGTCGTCAGGCGGACCCGCTCGACCTGGACGGTCTGCAGGCTGACCACCGGGCGCTCCTCGTGGAGCACCACCTCGGTCGGCCCGGCCGACTCATCCGCACCGAGGGCCGAGCGACGAGCGCGGCGCGAGGTCGGCTCACCGGCGTCCACGGCGCCTTCGGCCGGCGCCGACGA includes these proteins:
- a CDS encoding YsnF/AvaK domain-containing protein; the protein is MTQQDVNLTDQTATRAAVPLGADAVDSAGQTVTRHEERLDVQTAKVASSRVRIGKRVVTETVQVPVQVRREILVYEELPAEDGAPVESSAPAEGAVDAGEPTSRRARRSALGADESAGPTEVVLHEERPVVSLQTVQVERVRLTTTTTDAQHTVTEPVRREQVELVHQTPTAS
- a CDS encoding M23 family metallopeptidase; translation: MRTRTRTLSVSIAALSAATALSLGGYQISHASADQRSGGHAQRGITPHMYPPGDGPGPSGGRSSDGYPDFRLPFACNSKALLQTYKGHNPDDKKIDMTVYGSGRGTPILASAAGVVHEQFNPGGVEIDHGNGWFTVYLHMQSHVQPGTRVKAGDKIGEMGDVGTHAVHLHYEQLYAGPGATDGDTEDMVNPKLQGRGPIVMKVGVPIDMVSTNCGGGGTQPPPPGNPKPSGKYWVDTFANASGSSSPGGSKTGTLYAGKNYVFCKKQGPAVTKSDGTNHWWLKTDLDEGPAGQWVSAYYLSKWGNNEAKDNNGTTIPNC
- a CDS encoding AfsR/SARP family transcriptional regulator; protein product: MFFGALGPLEIRYDTGRTVPLAPGKQTVLLATLLAGNGARISADQVIDALWGEQPPRSARSSMHVHIHRLRLLLGEDGKDRVEHASDGYRLVLDEDDFDVREFECLVQDGRPSDALALWRGEPYAAVGASTPVERERVRLSALHVEVTERSVASQLAGGRYEDLTPVLVQLVTDHPLHEGFWAHLVTCHRLAGRTDEALAAYAEARRVLSTELGLEPGLQLQQALSAVLSTERAEPAEDTQTLHRQVPAELPPVVTLFTGRQEQLAVVQRELRDQSASSVGVVALYGPGGVGKSAIAAHAARAVAADFPDGQIYLHLRGATPGAHPVEPAAAVARLLRSLGLADGDIPPNLEEASARLRSMTADRKLLLVLDDVSDVAQVRPLLPGGGGSAVLVTSRSMLASLDGTAHHQVGVLDRDEAIELLLTRAGLVPSPDERAVAAEVAHLCDDLPLAICIAAAKLRQRRWDLRTLANRLHDQGRRLDVLAQDDRAVRMSFALSYDGIDADAGRLLGAMSLLDGSDIGLSAAAAAAALGEPETSDLLDTLCDAQLVQVSRPDRFAMHDLVRLCGRELVTSESARQAAVHRVAEHYLATAVGASAVGDRITWRTDGLAVEAPAVELTSEAEVSVWLSSDMDNVLVTAQQVSSAGAEGARLSRELAAAMFAPLNSRGQWREIEKLNDVALQACSPDVSGYDRALLHNDLAWALSLLGSIDASLEHVGEAIRLWAEAGSIRGRAVALRVRSSALSHLDRTSESLESAQEAARLFATLGDRHGELDSMVAIGLLHSRNGRLEQAAEIYVEALTLTESGDFRWQRAIVLGNIADLRRRLGRTTDAVMSFERALEADAAADLIGSYYEAEHRWGLATSMHELGGTDRARVEWRQAAEQLHQLGLIGAEELHSIEQAAVPTTPSIILRQL